A genomic stretch from Festucalex cinctus isolate MCC-2025b chromosome 13, RoL_Fcin_1.0, whole genome shotgun sequence includes:
- the abhd15a gene encoding protein ABHD15, which translates to MLEWLVVLCAAVLVAILWSSSKVSDTEKRAPKEPDSPLKDDHHMRSVELICKPSALANYLLKNCATFSNYSPCVGWTWRANAVLQSLYEACWSYRSPVHFVRDNLQLSDDGLVALDWAFPSHQKRRRTSSHSTSPVLLIIPNSFGKITRNVLQLCETALSHGYLPAVFNRRSHNGAPLTTVKLQQFGDPADLREAVRYIRYRQPAGKLYAVSESTGSGLLLSYLGECGSSSYMTAAVCLSPVFRCQSWFENGLCWPMQWALVLYQKMCLSRYRTSLSATIHTDALFSTTSLRSLEEVLFCQSEQVGCKSPTPTGTSGSTSASWEAYWERNEPLRDVDEVAIPVLSVCAQDDPVRGNTQSTVPWELFESNPHFFLLLTNRGGHCGFSTQCEGSSTGPANPAAAPSSVTEIRGTNWSHRALLEFFRATTDFFAAEERTKQLVAKRRVLGGGAGGRGFRHRSVSTCKRVPACSHNIHAIYNWQRSYTR; encoded by the exons ATGCTGGAATGGCTCGTGGTCTTGTGCGCTGCGGTTCTGGTGGCAATACTCTGGTCCAGCTCCAAAGTTTCTGACACCGAGAAGCGTGCACCGAAAGAACCGGACAGTCCACTGAAAGACGACCACCACATGCGCAGCGTGGAGCTCATCTGCAAACCTTCCGCCCTGGCCAACTATCTCTTGAAGAACTGCGCCACTTTCAGCAACTACTCGCCGTGTGTCGGCTGGACGTGGCGGGCCAATGCCGTCCTGCAGAGCTTGTACGAGGCGTGCTGGTCCTACCGCAGCCCGGTCCACTTTGTGCGGGACAACCTACAGCTGAGCGACGATGGACTGGTAGCTTTGGACTGGGCTTTTCCTTCCCACCAGAAGAGGCGCAGGACTTCCAGCCACTCCACCAGCCCGGTTCTTCTCATCATCCCCAATTCTTTCGGCAAGATCACCAGAAATGTGCTGCAG TTGTGTGAAACAGCCCTTTCCCATGGATACCTCCCTGCAGTCTTCAACCGCCGCAGCCACAACGGCGCTCCGCTCACCACTGTCAAACTGCAACAGTTTGGAGACCCCGCAGACCTGCGAGAGGCCGTGCGCTACATCCGCTACCGCCAGCCTGCCGGCAAACTGTATGCAGTGAGCGAGAGTACAGGCTCCGGCCTCCTCCTCTCTTACCTGGGGGAGTGTGGCTCATCCAGCTACATGACGGCGGCCGTCTGCCTGTCGCCTGTCTTTCGCTGCCAGAGCTGGTTTGAGAATGGCCTCTGCTGGCCCATGCAATGGGCCTTGGTGCTGTACCAGAAAATGTGCCTCAGCAG ATACAGGACGTCGTTGAGTGCTACCATACATACGGACGCCCTCTTTTCTACCACTTCCCTACGTAGCCTGGAGGAAGTTCTGTTCTGTCAAAGTGAACAGGTGGGCTGTAAATCGCCAACACCAACTGGGACCAGTGGCAGCACTTCTGCTTCCTGGGAAGCTTACTGGGAACGCAATGAACCCTTAAGAGATGTGGATGAAGTGGCCATCCCAGTCCTGAGTGTATGCGCTCAGGATGACCCTGTCCGGGGAAATACCCAGTCCACAGTACCTTGGGAACTTTTTGAGAGCAACCcacatttttttctccttctaaCAAACCGAGGCGGCCATTGTGGTTTTTCCACGCAATGCGAAGGAAGTTCTACTGGGCCAGCTAACCCAGCGGCGGCACCGAGCAGTGTGACGGAGATCCGTGGGACCAACTGGAGCCACCGGGCTCTTTTGGAATTCTTTAGGGCGACCACAGACTTCTTTGCTGCGGAGGAGAGGACGAAACAGCTTGTTGCGAAGAGGAGAGTGCTGGGGGGAGGCGCCGGAGGGCGAGGCTTTAGACACCGAAGTGTCAGTACATGTAAACGAGTGCCTGCGTGTTCCCATAATATCCATGCCATTTACAACTGGCAGAGATCCTATACACgatga